From a region of the Drosophila ananassae strain 14024-0371.13 chromosome XL, ASM1763931v2, whole genome shotgun sequence genome:
- the LOC6503128 gene encoding glucose-6-phosphate 1-dehydrogenase isoform X1: MAATKEDHSALDVIIKSLKSPSMTCEGTHFDGQIPHTFVIFGASGDLAKKKIYPTLWWLYRDDLLPKPTKFCGYARSKLTVEKIEASCRQYMKVQPHEQTKYKEFWALNDYVAGSYDGRTGFELLNQQLELMENKNRANRIFYLALPPSVFEEVTVNIKQICMSVCGWNRVIVEKPFGRDDASSQALSDHLAKLFHEEQLYRIDHYLGKEMVQNLMTIRFGNKILSSTWNRENIASVLITFKEPFGTQGRGGYFDEFGIIRDVMQNHLLQILSLVAMEKPVSCHPDDIRDEKVKVLKCIETLTLDDMVLGQYVGNPKGTTDDARNGYLDDPTVNNDSNTPTYALGVLKINNERWQGVPFILRCGKALNERKAEVRIQYQDVPGDIFEGSTKRNELVIRVQPGEALYFKMMTKSPGITFDIEETELDLTYEHRYKDSYLPDAYERLILDVFCGSQMHFVRSDELREAWRIFTPILHKIEQERTKPIAYQYGSRGPKEADVKCEQNNFKYSGSYKWHGGKPKTSSL; the protein is encoded by the exons ATGGCAGCCACAAAAGAGG ATCACTCCGCCCTGGACGTCATCATCAAATCGCTCAAGTCCCCCAGCATGACCTGCGAGGGCACCCACTTCGACGGCCAGATCCCGCACACGTTCGTCATCTTCGGAGCGTCGGGCGACCTGGCCAAGAAGAAGATCTACCCGACGCTGTGGTGGCTCTACCGGGACGATCTCCTCCCCAAGCCGACCAAGTTCTGCGGCTATGCCCGCTCCAAGCTGACGGTGGAGAAGATCGAGGCGAGCTGCCGGCAGTACATGAAG GTCCAACCCCATGAGCAGACCAAGTACAAGGAGTTCTGGGCCCTCAACGACTACGTGGCCGGCAGCTACGATGGCCGCACCGGCTTCGAGCTCCTCAACCAGCAGCTGGAGCTGATGGAGAACAAGAACCGGGCGAACCGCATCTTCTACCTGGCCCTGCCCCCCAGCGTCTTCGAGGAGGTGACGGTCAACATCAAGCAGATCTGCATGTCGGTGTG TGGCTGGAACCGCGTCATCGTCGAGAAGCCCTTCGGACGGGACGATGCCTCCTCCCAGGCGCTGAGCGATCATCTGGCCAAGCTGTTCCACGAGGAGCAACTCTACCGCATCGACCACTACCTGGGCAAGGAGATGGTCCAGAATCTGATGACCATCCGCTTCGGCAACAAGATCCTCAGCTCGACCTGGAACCGGGAGAACATCGCTTCGGTGCTGATCACCTTCAAGGAGCCGTTCGGTACCCAGGGACGTGGCGGTTACTTCGACGAGTTCGGTATCATCCGGGACGTGATGCAGAACCATCTGCTGCAGATCCTCTCCCTGGTGGCCATGGAGAAGCCGGTCAGCTGCCATCCGGACGACATTCGCGACGAGAAAGTGAAGGTGCTGAAGTGCATCGAGACCCTGACCCTGGACGATATGGTGCTGGGCCAGTACGTGGGCAATCCCAAGGGCACCACCGACGACGCCCGCAACGGGTACTTGGACGATCCCACCGTGAACAATGACTCCAATACGCCCACCTACGCCCTCGGGGTGCTGAAGATCAACAACGAGCGCTGGCAGGGCGTGCCCTTCATCCTGCGCTGCGGCAAGGCGCTGAACGAGCGCAAGGCCGAGGTGCGCATCCAGTACCAGGACGTGCCCGGCGACATCTTTGAGGGCAGCACCAAGCGCAACGAGCTCGTCATCCGCGTCCAGCCGGGCGAGGCGCTCTACTTCAAGATGATGACCAAGAGCCCGGGCATCACCTTCGATATCGAGGAGACGGAACTGGATCTTACCTACGAGCATCGGTACAAGGACTCCTACCTGCCGGACGCCTACGAGCGACTCATTCTCGACGTCTTCTGCGGCTCCCAGATGCACTTCGTCCGCTCCGACGAGCTGCGCGAGGCGTGGCGCATCTTCACTCCCATTCTGCACAAGATCGAGCAGGAGCGCACCAAGCCCATCGCCTACCAGTACGGCTCCCGCGGCCCCAAGGAGGCGGACGTCAAGTGCGAGCAGAACAACTTCAAGTACTCCGGATCGTACAAGTGGCACGGCGGCAAGCCGAAAACGTCTAGTCTCTGA
- the LOC6503128 gene encoding glucose-6-phosphate 1-dehydrogenase isoform X2: protein MTCEGTHFDGQIPHTFVIFGASGDLAKKKIYPTLWWLYRDDLLPKPTKFCGYARSKLTVEKIEASCRQYMKVQPHEQTKYKEFWALNDYVAGSYDGRTGFELLNQQLELMENKNRANRIFYLALPPSVFEEVTVNIKQICMSVCGWNRVIVEKPFGRDDASSQALSDHLAKLFHEEQLYRIDHYLGKEMVQNLMTIRFGNKILSSTWNRENIASVLITFKEPFGTQGRGGYFDEFGIIRDVMQNHLLQILSLVAMEKPVSCHPDDIRDEKVKVLKCIETLTLDDMVLGQYVGNPKGTTDDARNGYLDDPTVNNDSNTPTYALGVLKINNERWQGVPFILRCGKALNERKAEVRIQYQDVPGDIFEGSTKRNELVIRVQPGEALYFKMMTKSPGITFDIEETELDLTYEHRYKDSYLPDAYERLILDVFCGSQMHFVRSDELREAWRIFTPILHKIEQERTKPIAYQYGSRGPKEADVKCEQNNFKYSGSYKWHGGKPKTSSL, encoded by the exons ATGACCTGCGAGGGCACCCACTTCGACGGCCAGATCCCGCACACGTTCGTCATCTTCGGAGCGTCGGGCGACCTGGCCAAGAAGAAGATCTACCCGACGCTGTGGTGGCTCTACCGGGACGATCTCCTCCCCAAGCCGACCAAGTTCTGCGGCTATGCCCGCTCCAAGCTGACGGTGGAGAAGATCGAGGCGAGCTGCCGGCAGTACATGAAG GTCCAACCCCATGAGCAGACCAAGTACAAGGAGTTCTGGGCCCTCAACGACTACGTGGCCGGCAGCTACGATGGCCGCACCGGCTTCGAGCTCCTCAACCAGCAGCTGGAGCTGATGGAGAACAAGAACCGGGCGAACCGCATCTTCTACCTGGCCCTGCCCCCCAGCGTCTTCGAGGAGGTGACGGTCAACATCAAGCAGATCTGCATGTCGGTGTG TGGCTGGAACCGCGTCATCGTCGAGAAGCCCTTCGGACGGGACGATGCCTCCTCCCAGGCGCTGAGCGATCATCTGGCCAAGCTGTTCCACGAGGAGCAACTCTACCGCATCGACCACTACCTGGGCAAGGAGATGGTCCAGAATCTGATGACCATCCGCTTCGGCAACAAGATCCTCAGCTCGACCTGGAACCGGGAGAACATCGCTTCGGTGCTGATCACCTTCAAGGAGCCGTTCGGTACCCAGGGACGTGGCGGTTACTTCGACGAGTTCGGTATCATCCGGGACGTGATGCAGAACCATCTGCTGCAGATCCTCTCCCTGGTGGCCATGGAGAAGCCGGTCAGCTGCCATCCGGACGACATTCGCGACGAGAAAGTGAAGGTGCTGAAGTGCATCGAGACCCTGACCCTGGACGATATGGTGCTGGGCCAGTACGTGGGCAATCCCAAGGGCACCACCGACGACGCCCGCAACGGGTACTTGGACGATCCCACCGTGAACAATGACTCCAATACGCCCACCTACGCCCTCGGGGTGCTGAAGATCAACAACGAGCGCTGGCAGGGCGTGCCCTTCATCCTGCGCTGCGGCAAGGCGCTGAACGAGCGCAAGGCCGAGGTGCGCATCCAGTACCAGGACGTGCCCGGCGACATCTTTGAGGGCAGCACCAAGCGCAACGAGCTCGTCATCCGCGTCCAGCCGGGCGAGGCGCTCTACTTCAAGATGATGACCAAGAGCCCGGGCATCACCTTCGATATCGAGGAGACGGAACTGGATCTTACCTACGAGCATCGGTACAAGGACTCCTACCTGCCGGACGCCTACGAGCGACTCATTCTCGACGTCTTCTGCGGCTCCCAGATGCACTTCGTCCGCTCCGACGAGCTGCGCGAGGCGTGGCGCATCTTCACTCCCATTCTGCACAAGATCGAGCAGGAGCGCACCAAGCCCATCGCCTACCAGTACGGCTCCCGCGGCCCCAAGGAGGCGGACGTCAAGTGCGAGCAGAACAACTTCAAGTACTCCGGATCGTACAAGTGGCACGGCGGCAAGCCGAAAACGTCTAGTCTCTGA